In Planococcus citri chromosome 4, ihPlaCitr1.1, whole genome shotgun sequence, the genomic window TCATCTTACAGTCGATATTGCATCGCATCGTTTTCAGTAGCTCGTCgtcaattttaattcatttttgcagATATCGTTGAATTGAGAATCAATGCTGAATGTATAGCTCGAATCTCTCATGTATTTGCTATAGCTATACTGAAACGAATTGAACCATTCGATATCGAATATACATTCGGTGATTAATTCAAAAaagagtacctacatatctagaCTAGATGAAAGCCTAAGCATTTTCGGTACGTATCtccaagtgaaatgaaaaatataatacttactggtacctatataaattcaattcaacattttttttttttttttttttttttaaacaaaattccttttaatttttgattaaaacaaCGAGAGCtcccaaaaataaataatttatttgctTCTATAAAAACATGATATCAATACGATTTTTCCGCAGGAAACCAACTTCTCTATTTGGTTTCTGTTATACACacataggtaaaggtacatacatacaaatacaaCAAAAGAGGGAAGTTATACATTGTGGTTTAAGCCAATGTATCCCAGTCGGATTACTTCTGAAGATATAACGCATACCATCGTTGTAACCGCAATTCTCTAGCTCCGGCAGAACGGAATTCTACGAcctgttcattttttaatatctgaaaattgaatctaTCGAAACCAGTTAACATTATAAAAACCAGATTTCGAAGTCGATTCTCACCGAACTGTCGACGAACGCGCACGAATCGGCAGTTCAGCACGTGCTTTTACTTGGGAGGCCTCATATTTACAGACAGATAGTGCTACTATCTTGTAACTATTATTCATTACAACACCTGTTAACGAAAGAGTCGGGACATTTAATGCCTGTGTGGTCCAATATTTAtctcgtttatttatttatacgctgattttacaaatgaaaagtaatttttaaacgattttttcttcgcaattaAGGTAATGCGATTCGAATGCGATAATTTTTCACCGGCGATGGCAAATTAAGcgtgagaatttcaatttcaggtgAAAATTAACTGCCGAGTTGAGCGTTGCGTTCTGTTCATTGTATCAGAAgtgttttatgtaggtatttagtggtcaggtttttttttttacagtcgattgaaattttaagagGGATGAGTGTTTGATGGAATGAGTTGGTGGTgagaaaatgattgattttggCCTACATTTGTAAATTGAatcgactgttttttttttttgttttttgttagaTTAACTTTGAAAAGACTATTCATCGGTACTTTCAACACAAGAAAAGTACATAGAATAATTTCAAGTAACAATAAATATTCTCTCGCCACTCGTAAAGCTCGGATCTGAAGTAGGAGCTCGAATTTTCCAATCTTTACCTATTCCAGTGTTGAGAATGCGttcttgtaggtaggtagttgagtTGTGATTTCGTGTTGTATGGGTGGTATTATACACCTGAAAGGCGAAAAAATGCATGCTTCAAGATGGggtaaaaatacttgaatagaACGCTGAAACAATATTGATACCTTCTCATCGTTAGTTTCTCTCATAAATTTTCTCGAACTTTGTCCAACCGAACCGAACCCTATCCTACTCAAAATCcgaaaaaactagaattttaaaattttaatgtttttaacaTTGCAATGGTCTGAAGACTGAAGAGATAATGAACgtgttttacatcatttttaacacttttcCAACGACTTTTATGCAATTGTGGCAAATTTCTATCTAATCacttattttcattaattttgatgtttttttttcgcgtttttacatcgttttttgacaattttatttcaagtacattacttttttccaaccttcatcgattttaatgttttttttgtttcttttttagtGTTTCACACCATTTCAACGAACTTTTTCATTGGTTTTGGCAAATTTCTCTCTAATAacattactttttttccaatttcagtgttttttacatttcatgcatttttggcaaatttgactaaaattttcattacctacttacctactttttgctaccaattttttagtaattttaatgcTTGTATGAGTGTACTTTTTTCCAtcgtcaaattttactgaaactTTCTCACGGTTTGGTTATTTTCAGTAGGTAGTAATTTTAATGCTTAATTCATGTTTTCAATGTTAtgccatttttttgcattttgattaaCATTTGACGACATTCAATTCCGtttatgatcatttttattgattttaatgcTGTTTTTGTGTTCTTATACagtttttttacaacttcaacttttatttctgtatttttcatcaagttttattaaaatttaataaatttttgtgattttttttcatagtttaaACAATTTAAACGatgttttatacaattttggcTGCATTTTATCAATCCGCAGAGAAAGAtcctttttttgatgattttcgtcTTAATAGTTTTTACATATGCTCAAGTACCTATTTGccttattttatcaaattttcaactttttttctcgcatttttttaggcaatttattttaattttctttattttttggtgtaaGTACAACGATAAGGTATTATGCGATTCTTGCTCaactttgatgattttattaaaatgtcaTTCTCATCCCTTTTTACAGTAATGTTAAGTGATTTTAATACTTCTTTGAACGTTTACCTAGATTTAACAcgtttgcactttttttttgtgaattttagaccaactttgttttgtattttttttttttgaaaaaaagatcagtaatcagttttttcatttttgtaaaaattgtaaaaaaaaaaacttttcactgCTTACAAATAATTGATACTGTTGACCTTTTGCTTAAAAAAAGTAAGGATTTCacgaaaacaaatgaaaataacaaagaCAAAGAGATACAATGCAAAGTTAGTACTAGTAGTTACTTTCATACTTTGCAAAATACATAGCGAAGTACCTGAGCTGTGTTATGTATTTAGGATAGCTACCTGCAAACTGACTCAGGTTTATTTTCAAGACAAGTGCAAGTCTAAGAAAGTTCGAAATGTATTAGCAAGCTTTCGGAGAAAgctatcaaaaaattggtagaatGCTCGTCAAAGGTCCCTCTCCACGGAAATCTTTAGTAAAAGGCGAAAGATTTATTCGTACTGAAGAGAGACAGGAGCTACAATACAACTTTGCTTCGGTTAGGCAGTTATACAATTCGGCGCAACACTTTATATGCGAGTAGTAAAGTATATCGTCATGATCAATACCTGTAGCCTGTAGGCTGTACTGTACTCTGTACTAGAACAACTAGGTAGTTTCTTACTAGAACTGGTCGGACTACAGTCAGTCAacaataattcaaatttcaaattttcaaacttcatgCAGCCCTGGATTTAAGCATGGGCCGAGTGGGCggcagatttttaatttttttcgctactttttaaatttgagatgtaAATATTACGACTTACGacgattgataaaaaaaaattatggttgtCAACTGGATGAAAAATACGTCTTAAATTGCTATATTATTGCATTTTTGCATAtcgaaaataccattaaaaaaaattcgatgacTCAATTAAGAAATTCTCCAAAGCAAAATCCAGAAAACggttgtttaaaaatttaaaatatgaaaaatttaaattaaactttgaataattattgatttttttataataattataatattttcttgtttttttaaatatgtttttttattattttaagtATAGGTCttactttagaaaaaaaataataaaaccaagataggtaatttaaaatgtcattttatttaaatttagacTAGATTGAGAACTTTGTTcttgttttacatttttttcaagatttattttttattataaataataaaaccaaaaatatgcTGCGAAAATATTTCTTGTATTGGGGTGGGGGCAGCACAAATTTTCTGCCCTCGGGCGGCAAAACCCTAAATCCACCTCTGacttcatgcatttttttttttttttttttttacaaaagtacgcaatcttttatttttttcaaatacctatatctttggttttcattttcaaactaaattaatatttttttttttagattagaGTACAAAATACGAATACCTATGCCTATGcctacattttgaaattatttgtctAGTTTTTATGACTACTACTCTTCTCCACGTGTATAAGAAGTAATCGATTGTGTATGCATATAGGTCTATAATTAAAATAACATATTATTGTAATAAATTCAATGGgtgaaattattaatatttaatattactatttttttcaagttcagttCGGCGAATAAGAAATTAAGAATTATCATGCAACattcgtttctgaaaaaaagttggatttaTCTTGGTGCATTTTTCGAATCTTATTAGagattcaattttattctgaaaataaatgtcgcaaatttgtgtttcaaaaaattaaatgaaataaaaaataaaaatctgaactGAAACGTCTGAAACTCTTCACGTTGGAAGAAGCGGGACGAAGCGATGAGGTGGCTGAGGAGGGTGAAGAGGGAAACGAAACACTTCAGAGCTCCAAGCAAAGGTTTTGCCTAGCTCTGTAATAAATAAGTTAGTTGCTTCATTACACAATAGGTTCGCTATCGACATGTGAGTTCATAAACTCAGCCAGGTTGATGCCAGATGGTGATAATTCAAGTGctacattatcaaaaaatatcaacaactTGAACagcttttgaaactttttcaagcttttgcAACATTTTCCCTGATTATTGCCTAAGTTCATGATGCGGTATTCAATTTGAATCTATTGTTGAATTTAATAAAGAACCGAAGCTCATGGAGACCATGGAGAAAATAGGTAaatcatttgatcaattttagaacctgctgtactcaacttcggttttgtaaatttatgatgaaatttcagatgTAAAGcagtatttttgtaaaattctgcgagaaaaaaaagatttatctGCCGGTATAGCTGCCATCGAGACCTTACTTTATGTTCTGGAAAATGATAAATGTAAGTTCATcgtagatttttcaataatggtaAAATATTTGATCCAAAACCTGTAACTAACAACTTTTTCATTCATGTAAAGCTGCCACCATTCAAGAACtcgattcgaatttcaaaagtaCTATCGAAACTATGAAGAAAACCGATGTCCCTGTTACTGCAGTAGCTTCCGGATGCGAATTATTTCTTCGGTTTATTACTTTCGTTAAACTCGATTACAAAGTATGGTTAAATTgcaattcgaatttcaaaagtgCATACTTGATGATTTCGTTGTACTCGAGTATCGATGTATTTATGTTTTATGTTTCAGACTTTTGAAGAATGCAAAAAAGTAATGTTAGAGAGAGGAAAAgtgtttatgaaaaaattattaaatgccAAGGGTAAAATTGCCAAATTAGCGTCGTCATTTATTGCAGATGGATCggtaaattttcaagtgttttaatttatttatttattacataAGTACATAATCATTTTCATTCTGTATATTTTTATGTTAAGAAAATACTGGTTCATTCGAAGTCGAGAGTGGTTTTGAAAGCAATGCAACACGCCGTCTCTTTACacaaacattttcaagtttttgttacAAACTCATCGTTGGATAATTCCGGGTAATTGTAGTTCCATAAAAATATAGTTCAtactttttataaataattgtaTTCGTTTCATGTTTTAATATTCGTTGTACTTTTTAGGGAAGAGATGGCACGTGAGCTTGAAAAATGCGGAATCCATTGCACAGTGATTCTAGATTCAGCCGTAGGTTATATTATGGAACAAGTTGATATGGTTATGGTTGGCGCTGAAGGAGTTGTCGAAAGTGGTGGTATAATTAACaaggtattttcattttgaatagcACATTGAAGTTATTTTGTCAActtcactaaccatcataatgcgattttgaattttcattttttctagattGGTAGTTTCACGATGGCAATTTGTGCGAAAGAGATGATGAAGCCTTTTTATGTGTTAACCGAAAGTTTTAAATTCACTCGACAATATCCTTTAAATCAGCGTGATTTACCGGATGaattcaaagtaggtactcaaataAGTAAGCTTTTATTCTAGTTTAatcattgaattatttattcacaattttgtgctgttttttttgtCGTAGTACACGTCTACTCATCTGAAGACAGATTTATCAAAGGAACACCCTCTTGTCGATTACACACCACCTTCGTATATTACTTTATTATTTACTGATCTAGGAATTCTAACGCCTTCTGCTGTTAGTGACGAGCTAATAAAATTATACTTATAATAAAACTGTGATATCAAGACGTTCATCTTGTATTTTTATGAATAAGTAATTCACTAACTtaactagaaattttgaaattgcattattgtttttgtcaaaaaaattcgatgattTTATGAGAGAAAAGTCTTCCTTCATCAAGAATAAAATCAGAGGAAAATGAAAtagcaatttcgaaatttcgatcGGAATAATTAATGATTGATTGTAGAATGTATTGTGATCTTGAAGTTCAAGAATTGGGAATTACAACGGATAATAAAGCATGTCAtttataattttctcaatttttttgtagcgttgtcaatttaaaattttcaagtttgcaaTGCAAAACGTATTCTGTTATTTCTGTTCCTCAAAcatttgaggagctcattgcaaaagtagcccttgtcacatgaacttttagacacgttttactcgattgcacctattgccaactgcggagatcatgttgtaatgatgaaatgaccgtcaagttagtctaccctgagtagccctgagaggaattgctttatagagtttacattcatgatactgggtacgctcaagagagagctttggagattgcataggttcatgtgacaagggctacttttgcaatgagctcctcatttCCTTCAGAATTCTGAATTCAACAGCTTTAGCCTTTAATACGTTCAACATCTCACGTCAAGTATgcctttttttcatcattcgaaATTTGGCAAACTGTTGTTTAACCAAAGgtatattttcgaatttgaaagttcaaaaacgaagagaatgaaatgaaatagaaaattttttacgaaaaaaactCTAAAGAATCAAAATTGTCATGCTTAATTCaaagtaaataggtatttctcgcatttacctatttttttcttcaaccacTTCAACCCTTTTTCGTTTTCTGGAATGTTGTCATCACAGAAAAttgtcgagaaaaaaaaaggaaattggaGTAATGAAAATAAGATAAAACATGAAGCAGACGGATTTCGGAAATTGTAGAATGACGGAATTTGCTTGTGATGATTAatgtaataattatttaaaagtgTTAAATTATCACTGAGTGAGCATGTTACTTGGGAAATCCATTCGTGGTATTATTGCTGTTTCGTATAAGTTATACTGACAATCTTGAATTGTTGCTCGAAGGCATATTTGttctttactttttcaagtGTGTTTAGAATAATGTTATATAATCTATTTACTTTTGCTGCGGTGCATTACGTTTTGTAGCACACATATTCTTGGAAAATCACGTTTTATTTTAAGTGTAAGTAGACCACTAGTTAATCGATTGTAATTGATTGATCCACATCCACATATTGTTACCTTTAGCTTTTCGTTCCTATAAGGTATTTATTTTTAGCTCGTTGAGTTATTTCGTAGCAGTACGATATCGGCGTTtcggtattgttttttttagttATCACCGTCAAACTGTATGAATCATGTGGCGTATCATTAGCACTAATTTCTTACTGGTTATAATTACACTTCGTACGTCATTCTATTGACGGATTGATTCTATGAAAAACACCTATTGATCCTGTTGTTTACTAATGTTTCCTGACTGTTTATGATTTCCAGTGATTGTAATCGATGAAAATGTCGGACGAAGAAGATAAGCCACCGGCACCTCCTGTTCGACTCACTAGTAATAGGTATGCCTCGTTTGACGTTCTACGTAGAGTATTTCTGTTACATATTATTGAATTCTTTTCGTATTTGTAGTAGTTTCCGGGTGGCCAGAGGTGATAACTCGCCTAATATTCCAGTAGACATGAGACCGCTTCCGAAAGAACCCGACAACGAtgataagaaaaagaaaactaatAAAAGTAAAACCGTTCGAATAAAGCATAAAGTAGATTCCGAAAAACCCAACATATCATATCCAACCAATTTCGAACACACCGTTCATGTCGGTTTCGATGCGCATACGGGAGAGTTTACAGTGagtaaagtattattttttaaatcaatgtcTGAGAAAACGAGCACCTCGAGCTTCATGCTTtagaatacatattttcaagtgaTACGAAACTTgtattcgcgaatgattaagcCCCGATTGAAATTACCGAATTTGTAGGTTGATATTTCACGTACATGGTGTAATATTTCGAGTATAGCTATGCATGGCGTTTTCAGCCTATAAAAAAGTAGATATGCGAATTACCTAATGAAATGGTCACTCGCAAAGCATGGTTTTCGGAGGGTAGTTTACACACGTTAATTTAGATCGTTTCGATGAGTTTTGTCAGGGAAAAACAAATCaataatttcatcgaataccCACTTACACTTCTTTTAAAAAGTACGCCAGCAGTTAAATGTTATTtgcatgttattttttttttcgctggtAATCGTACTTGACATTAACACTgtatttgtattaatttttgtttcaagctgCCAATAAAAGTAAGTATCGTGTTTTGCCTTGaaacaaaatctaaaatcaGATACTTTGGggggagtattttttttaaactgaaagtACGAGTTGATTTATTCAACCGCACGTAAGCGTACTGGAAGATGTACAGTATTTCGATTGAGTGATGCATGGTAGCGTTGAAAGTATTATTTTGCTTGAGCTAGTTCATGACGAAGTTTTTAAAGAGAATTCTACGGAATATGAATTTCGTTGCAGCTCAATCTTTGTTGCTGGTTTGTCGAGTATTTagataaattattaatttttatgttgACTGATTCTTTAGGGAATGCCGGAAGCATGGGCTCTATTACTTATGAGCTCGAATATCAGTAAGCAAGAGCAAAAGAAAAACCCTCAAGCGGTCCTGGATGTATTGAAATGGTTCGATAGCTCGAGTAAAGAAAGCGAAGGATCTAAGTATATGACCACTACAAAGATGGTTGGTAAGTATATAACTGGTTTGGAGTCGTTTCCGGTGATTTTTCTTCCTACATATTTACAATTCGATTAACGAtttattgtatatttttcagCTCACGATGATATATCAAGGCCTACTCTTAGACATGGAGAAAGTGGCTCGTCGCAAAGTCAAAATTCAGGTTTGAGTCAACCATCGAGTAGTACAccatcatctacaactccaaccGATACTGAAGGTACAACAGGTATCACTTCCGAAGAAGAACCTACTCCACCACCCATCGCTGTGAGACCTGAACGCACAAAGTCAATTGTTAGTCAACAAacgatcattttttgaatcaaatgaGCTCTGCcttcgttcattttttaaaattacaattcatgttttttttttcgatagtaCACCAAACCAGTCGAAGACGAAGTATCGGAAACGTTACCGAAGACTGCCAATGGTACGGTACCATTTACATCGGTTTTGGATAAGAATAAAAATGCCACTGTACCTACCTCACCTCCTCCTGTATCATCTGCTGTTAATACGACCCAAGTCAATACACCAACCACAACACCAGCTAATAGTACGACAACGCAAAGGCGAAAGAAAATGTCAGACGAAGAGATCGTTGAAAGACTACGAACCATCGTTAGCATCGGTGATCCGAATagaaaatataccaaaatggagaaaattggTCAAGGGTACGATTGCTCGATTAATTAGACTATCGTATTTTGAAGGGTTATTTTTCTACTGTATATTATGGATGATTTCAGAGCTTCTGGCACTGTGTACACAGCCATAGAAACATCTACTGGTATCGAGGTAGCCATTAAACAAATGAATCTATCCCAACAACCGAAGAAAGAGCTGATAGTAAACGAAATTCTCGTTATGAGAGAAAATAAACATCCGAATGTTGTAAATTATCTAGACAGTTATCTAGTCGGT contains:
- the eIF2Balpha gene encoding translation initiation factor eIF2B subunit alpha, which produces METMEKIDVKQYFCKILREKKDLSAGIAAIETLLYVLENDKSATIQELDSNFKSTIETMKKTDVPVTAVASGCELFLRFITFVKLDYKTFEECKKVMLERGKVFMKKLLNAKGKIAKLASSFIADGSKILVHSKSRVVLKAMQHAVSLHKHFQVFVTNSSLDNSGEEMARELEKCGIHCTVILDSAVGYIMEQVDMVMVGAEGVVESGGIINKIGSFTMAICAKEMMKPFYVLTESFKFTRQYPLNQRDLPDEFKYTSTHLKTDLSKEHPLVDYTPPSYITLLFTDLGILTPSAVSDELIKLYL
- the Pak gene encoding serine/threonine-protein kinase Pak isoform X2; its protein translation is MKMSDEEDKPPAPPVRLTSNSFRVARGDNSPNIPVDMRPLPKEPDNDDKKKKTNKSKTVRIKHKVDSEKPNISYPTNFEHTVHVGFDAHTGEFTGMPEAWALLLMSSNISKQEQKKNPQAVLDVLKWFDSSSKESEGSKYMTTTKMVAHDDISRPTLRHGESGSSQSQNSGLSQPSSSTPSSTTPTDTEGTTGITSEEEPTPPPIAVRPERTKSIYTKPVEDEVSETLPKTANGTVPFTSVLDKNKNATVPTSPPPVSSAVNTTQVNTPTTTPANSTTTQRRKKMSDEEIVERLRTIVSIGDPNRKYTKMEKIGQGASGTVYTAIETSTGIEVAIKQMNLSQQPKKELIVNEILVMRENKHPNVVNYLDSYLVGDELWVVMEYLPGGSLTDVVTEAFMDEGQIASVCREVLQALQFLHSNHVIHRDIKSDNILLGLDGSVKLTDFGFCAQISPEQSKRTTMVGTPYWMAPEVVTRKHYGPKVDIWSLGIMAIEMIEGEPPYLNENPLRALYLIATHGKPEIKEKEKLSQIFQDFLDKCLVVDVDERASASELLKHPFLKLARPLNSLTPLIITAKEAAKESAKNH
- the Pak gene encoding serine/threonine-protein kinase Pak isoform X1, which translates into the protein MKMSDEEDKPPAPPVRLTSNSSFRVARGDNSPNIPVDMRPLPKEPDNDDKKKKTNKSKTVRIKHKVDSEKPNISYPTNFEHTVHVGFDAHTGEFTGMPEAWALLLMSSNISKQEQKKNPQAVLDVLKWFDSSSKESEGSKYMTTTKMVAHDDISRPTLRHGESGSSQSQNSGLSQPSSSTPSSTTPTDTEGTTGITSEEEPTPPPIAVRPERTKSIYTKPVEDEVSETLPKTANGTVPFTSVLDKNKNATVPTSPPPVSSAVNTTQVNTPTTTPANSTTTQRRKKMSDEEIVERLRTIVSIGDPNRKYTKMEKIGQGASGTVYTAIETSTGIEVAIKQMNLSQQPKKELIVNEILVMRENKHPNVVNYLDSYLVGDELWVVMEYLPGGSLTDVVTEAFMDEGQIASVCREVLQALQFLHSNHVIHRDIKSDNILLGLDGSVKLTDFGFCAQISPEQSKRTTMVGTPYWMAPEVVTRKHYGPKVDIWSLGIMAIEMIEGEPPYLNENPLRALYLIATHGKPEIKEKEKLSQIFQDFLDKCLVVDVDERASASELLKHPFLKLARPLNSLTPLIITAKEAAKESAKNH